One part of the Verrucomicrobiota bacterium genome encodes these proteins:
- a CDS encoding phage holin family protein — MPPGLKSFLQSWLINTLAVLVATQIVKGIHYDSWDGLLAATLVLGILNAILRPLLLLLSLPLVILTLGLFTLVINAVLLYLVGGLIPAFHVDSFGYALLGALLISIVSVVLNTLTGTGKSRIQVHRSKRPPDRDDDGPVIDV; from the coding sequence ATGCCGCCCGGACTTAAATCATTTTTGCAAAGCTGGCTCATCAACACGCTGGCCGTGCTGGTCGCCACCCAAATTGTCAAAGGGATTCACTACGACAGTTGGGATGGCTTGCTGGCGGCCACGCTGGTGCTGGGCATTCTGAACGCGATTCTGCGGCCGTTACTGTTATTGCTCTCGCTGCCGTTGGTCATTCTCACACTCGGGTTGTTTACGTTGGTGATCAATGCGGTGCTGCTTTATCTTGTGGGCGGACTTATCCCGGCGTTTCACGTCGATAGCTTCGGCTACGCCTTGCTGGGCGCGCTCCTCATCAGCATCGTGTCCGTAGTGCTCAATACGCTGACGGGCACGGGCAAATCGCGAATTCAGGTGCACCGTAGCAAACGCCCGCCCGACCGCGATGATGACGGCCCGGTGATCGATGTGTAA
- the trmB gene encoding tRNA (guanosine(46)-N7)-methyltransferase TrmB, translated as MNEGSITKLVAATSLIYQIPSIVERLDLAQLFPQSQPLEVELGSGDGSFLVNYANAHPDHNYLGVERLLGRLRKLDRKGLRAGLHNLRGLRIESAYFLEYLLPPQSAVALHVYFPDPWPKRKHRKNRLIDARFPELARRALAPGGVLYLRTDDEEYFSQMVTVFAANSSFRLVETPESLSAVLTDFERNFHARGVATRRAAYRLEFKL; from the coding sequence ATGAATGAAGGCTCGATTACCAAACTCGTTGCGGCGACCAGTCTGATCTACCAAATCCCCTCCATCGTGGAGCGGCTCGATCTGGCGCAACTCTTTCCGCAAAGCCAGCCGTTGGAAGTGGAGCTGGGCAGTGGCGACGGATCATTCCTGGTGAACTACGCCAACGCACACCCCGACCATAATTACCTCGGTGTGGAGCGATTGCTCGGTCGCCTGCGAAAACTCGACCGCAAGGGTCTGCGCGCCGGCTTGCATAACTTGCGAGGGCTGCGCATCGAGTCGGCCTATTTCCTGGAATATTTGTTGCCACCACAATCTGCCGTGGCGCTGCACGTTTACTTTCCCGACCCATGGCCGAAACGGAAACACCGCAAGAACCGGCTGATTGACGCACGGTTTCCGGAACTGGCGAGACGGGCGCTTGCGCCCGGCGGGGTGCTTTATTTGCGCACGGATGATGAAGAATATTTCTCTCAGATGGTCACCGTCTTTGCGGCCAACTCGTCCTTTCGGTTGGTCGAAACTCCGGAGTCGTTGAGCGCAGTGCTCACCGACTTCGAGCGGAATTTTCATGCGCGCGGCGTCGCCACGCGGCGGGCGGCCTATCGATTGGAGTTCAAGCTTTAG
- the lpdA gene encoding dihydrolipoyl dehydrogenase: MDPIKTEIVVVGAGPGGYAAAFYAADLGKKVILVERDKRLGGVCLNRGCIPSKALLHATHTITAAQESSHRGITFEAPKIDLAKLREWKESILQKLAGGIAQLAKMRGVEVVYGRGYFEDSKTLRVETEEGQKFITYDQAIIAAGSKSAMPKAFDLGNPRIMTSREALDIEEIPENLLVVGGGYIGMELGTVYATLGSRVVMVEALDSILMGADPDLARPVMAYAKKAFKEIRVKAKVLKMATSGKQIKVELEVEGQKREELYDRVLVAVGRVPNCDDLGLENTKVTCDDKGFIKVNEKQQTSDPAIYAIGDIAGGVLLAHKASKEARIAVEVISGGASAFEGVVIPAVVFTDPEVAWCGLTEVEAKQKGIAVEVVKFPWAASGRALTFDRTDGLTKLIIDPETERILGVGIVGHGAGELIAEGVLAIEMGATAKDLALTVHPHPTLSETLMECAEVFYGHPTHTFVRKKQTSA, translated from the coding sequence ATGGACCCAATCAAAACTGAAATCGTGGTCGTCGGTGCCGGCCCGGGCGGTTATGCCGCCGCGTTTTACGCCGCCGACCTCGGCAAGAAAGTCATTCTCGTCGAACGTGACAAACGTCTCGGCGGTGTGTGCTTGAATCGCGGTTGCATTCCGTCGAAGGCATTGTTGCACGCGACACACACGATCACCGCAGCGCAGGAATCGAGTCATCGCGGCATTACATTTGAAGCGCCGAAGATCGACTTGGCCAAGCTTCGCGAATGGAAGGAATCAATTCTGCAAAAGCTTGCCGGCGGCATTGCGCAACTGGCCAAGATGCGCGGCGTGGAAGTGGTCTATGGCCGGGGTTATTTTGAAGACTCCAAAACTCTGCGCGTAGAAACAGAGGAGGGACAAAAATTCATTACTTACGACCAGGCCATCATCGCCGCCGGTTCGAAGTCCGCCATGCCCAAGGCATTTGATCTGGGCAATCCGCGCATCATGACGTCGCGCGAAGCGCTGGACATTGAGGAAATCCCTGAAAATCTTTTGGTGGTCGGCGGCGGTTACATCGGCATGGAGTTGGGGACGGTTTATGCCACGCTGGGCAGCAGGGTCGTGATGGTGGAAGCATTGGATTCGATTCTGATGGGTGCTGATCCTGATCTTGCCCGCCCGGTCATGGCTTACGCGAAGAAGGCGTTCAAAGAAATTCGCGTCAAGGCCAAGGTCTTGAAGATGGCCACGAGTGGCAAGCAGATCAAAGTCGAGTTGGAGGTCGAAGGGCAGAAGAGGGAGGAACTCTACGATCGCGTTCTGGTTGCCGTGGGGCGCGTGCCGAATTGCGATGACCTCGGCTTGGAAAACACCAAGGTGACGTGCGACGACAAGGGCTTCATCAAGGTGAATGAGAAACAACAAACGAGCGACCCGGCGATTTACGCGATTGGCGATATCGCGGGCGGTGTGTTGCTGGCGCATAAAGCCTCCAAAGAGGCGCGCATCGCCGTCGAAGTCATCAGCGGTGGCGCGAGCGCGTTTGAAGGTGTCGTGATCCCCGCCGTGGTGTTTACCGATCCGGAAGTTGCCTGGTGTGGCTTGACCGAAGTCGAAGCGAAACAGAAGGGCATTGCGGTGGAGGTTGTTAAATTCCCGTGGGCGGCGTCCGGTCGGGCGTTGACGTTTGATCGGACCGACGGACTGACGAAGTTGATCATCGATCCCGAAACCGAACGCATTCTCGGCGTCGGCATCGTGGGCCATGGGGCAGGGGAGCTGATTGCGGAGGGCGTGCTGGCCATCGAGATGGGCGCGACGGCGAAGGACCTTGCATTGACGGTGCATCCGCATCCCACGTTGTCCGAGACGTTGATGGAGTGCGCGGAAGTTTTTTACGGACATCCGACGCATACATTCGTGCGGAAGAAACAAACGAGTGCTTGA